The following proteins are co-located in the bacterium genome:
- a CDS encoding oligopeptide transporter, OPT family, protein MDDAGGGTQLKGLPENAFRELNEGELFRPLVGDDDKAPEVTARSVIIGIIMAVIFSGSIAYLTLKIGTGIEAAIPIAIIAVGLSYAFRRKSSLLENIMIVAIGSTSGIVVGGAVFTLPALYIMGLDSHTNVFQLFFIPMLGSVLGVILLIPMRRYFVKEMHGKLPFPEATATTEILVAGRKGGRDARVLGYTMLLGGAYDFLASAMGAWRDTFSTTFIGAFGMLTTKFKAVFSLSTGAAITALGYIVGLRYASIMVAGGALSWLVLVPVFAYVDAAAGGGAFANLTHDEIFKSQVRMIGIGGIFMAGVIGIAKSLPVMYRAFATGIHEFLESRSQLNREEKTTARTDKDISMHVALAVLVATAVAVLAYFKFSALAGQPNAWLLALIALAVTLLLGFLFNSVSAYAIATIGTTPISGMTMMTLVIACLILAKIGLAGPNGMVSALLIGGVVCTALSMSGSLVTQFKISYWLGATPRRIEWANIFGSAIAAIVCSLVIIMLARVYGFAPGPGHPNPLPAPQANAMAAVIQGIMVQGKAPWFLYAVGAAIAVAMELVGVAPLAFALGMYLPFELTTPMLVGALVAHAVKASAKGKRSERRHARGTLIASGLIAGGALMGVVGAFLEWLSTEVVKRPILPKFGNDGAWGNWLGLVMVGLLCAYVYWDSRRAGESD, encoded by the coding sequence ATGGACGACGCAGGGGGCGGGACCCAGCTCAAGGGATTGCCGGAGAACGCGTTCAGGGAGCTCAACGAGGGCGAGCTCTTCAGGCCGCTGGTGGGCGATGATGACAAGGCGCCTGAGGTCACCGCGCGATCGGTGATCATAGGCATCATCATGGCCGTCATCTTCTCCGGATCGATCGCCTACCTCACGCTCAAGATCGGGACCGGCATCGAGGCCGCCATCCCCATCGCGATTATCGCGGTCGGGCTCTCGTATGCGTTCAGGCGCAAGAGCTCGCTGCTCGAGAACATCATGATCGTGGCGATCGGCTCCACCTCCGGCATCGTCGTGGGCGGGGCGGTCTTCACGCTGCCGGCCCTCTATATCATGGGGCTCGACAGCCACACCAACGTCTTCCAGCTCTTCTTCATACCGATGCTGGGCTCGGTGCTCGGGGTCATCCTCCTCATCCCAATGCGCCGCTACTTCGTGAAGGAGATGCACGGCAAGCTGCCCTTCCCCGAGGCGACTGCGACGACGGAGATCCTGGTCGCGGGCCGCAAGGGTGGCCGCGATGCGCGCGTTCTGGGATACACGATGCTGCTGGGCGGGGCGTATGACTTCCTGGCCAGCGCAATGGGCGCATGGCGCGACACATTTTCCACCACATTCATCGGCGCGTTCGGCATGCTCACCACAAAGTTCAAGGCAGTCTTCAGCCTCTCCACCGGCGCTGCGATAACCGCGCTCGGCTACATCGTGGGTCTGCGCTATGCCTCGATCATGGTCGCGGGCGGCGCCCTCTCCTGGCTCGTCCTGGTGCCGGTCTTCGCGTACGTGGACGCGGCGGCAGGCGGCGGCGCGTTCGCGAACCTCACTCACGACGAGATATTCAAATCCCAGGTCCGAATGATCGGCATCGGCGGCATATTCATGGCGGGCGTCATAGGCATAGCGAAGTCCCTGCCGGTGATGTACCGTGCGTTCGCCACCGGCATCCACGAATTCCTCGAGTCCCGCTCGCAGCTCAACCGCGAAGAGAAGACGACCGCGAGGACGGACAAGGACATCAGCATGCATGTGGCGCTGGCGGTCCTCGTCGCCACGGCAGTGGCGGTGCTGGCCTACTTCAAGTTCTCGGCCCTGGCAGGCCAGCCGAACGCCTGGCTCCTGGCTCTCATAGCCCTGGCGGTCACGCTGTTGCTCGGATTCCTCTTCAACTCCGTCTCCGCGTACGCGATCGCGACCATCGGCACCACGCCGATCTCGGGCATGACCATGATGACGCTCGTGATCGCCTGCCTCATACTCGCCAAGATCGGGCTCGCTGGCCCCAATGGGATGGTCTCCGCGCTGCTCATCGGCGGGGTGGTCTGCACCGCGCTTTCGATGTCGGGATCGCTGGTCACTCAGTTCAAGATCTCCTACTGGCTGGGCGCGACCCCCCGCAGGATCGAATGGGCCAACATCTTCGGCTCGGCGATCGCGGCGATCGTCTGCTCGCTGGTCATCATCATGCTCGCGCGGGTCTACGGATTCGCACCCGGGCCGGGGCATCCGAACCCGCTTCCTGCGCCGCAGGCGAACGCCATGGCCGCAGTGATCCAGGGCATCATGGTGCAGGGCAAGGCGCCGTGGTTCCTCTATGCGGTCGGGGCCGCGATCGCGGTCGCCATGGAGCTCGTCGGCGTGGCGCCGCTGGCCTTCGCGCTGGGCATGTACCTGCCGTTCGAGCTCACCACGCCAATGCTCGTCGGCGCGCTGGTTGCGCACGCCGTGAAGGCGAGCGCAAAAGGCAAGCGCTCGGAGCGCAGGCACGCGCGCGGCACGCTCATCGCCTCGGGCCTCATCGCAGGCGGCGCGCTGATGGGGGTTGTGGGCGCGTTCCTGGAGTGGCTCTCCACAGAGGTGGTGAAGCGCCCGATCCTGCCCAAGTTCGGCAACGACGGCGCGTGGGGCAATTGGCTGGGTCTGGTGATGGTGGGCCTGCTCTGCGCCTACGTCTATTGGGACAGCAGGAGGGCCGGTGAAAGCGACTAA
- the cdd gene encoding cytidine deaminase encodes MKATKVTGKNVGCSTAALIAAAKRARVRAYAPYSSFKVGAALEATDGRVFTGCNVENASYAATCCAERTALAKAVSDGARRFRRIAIVADTRDPCPPCGICRQALYEFAPGLEVIMANTRGRVEIARLSDMLPNAFHSEKLRKTR; translated from the coding sequence GTGAAAGCGACTAAGGTCACGGGCAAAAATGTAGGCTGCAGCACCGCAGCGCTCATCGCCGCGGCGAAGAGGGCCAGGGTCCGCGCATACGCGCCCTATTCCTCCTTCAAGGTGGGCGCTGCGCTGGAGGCCACGGATGGCCGCGTATTCACGGGCTGCAACGTGGAGAACGCATCCTACGCGGCCACGTGTTGCGCTGAGCGCACTGCGCTCGCCAAGGCGGTATCAGATGGGGCGCGCAGATTTCGCCGCATCGCCATAGTCGCCGACACGCGAGACCCCTGCCCGCCGTGCGGTATCTGTCGCCAGGCGCTCTACGAGTTCGCCCCGGGCCTCGAGGTCATAATGGCCAACACCAGGGGAAGGGTTGAAATCGCCAGGCTCTCGGATATGCTTCCAAATGCCTTCCACAGCGAAAAGCTGCGCAAGACCAGATAA